Within Candidatus Dojkabacteria bacterium, the genomic segment CGTGGTTTCTCTCCCGAAAACACTCCATACTCCAGCACACCTTTCTCAATCAAAAACTTACTATTCCTCGCCGACACCGTATGTCCAAGCGATCCATAGGTCAGCCTAGCCTTCTCCAGCAAATAGATCACAGGCAACATGATTGTCCCATATCGATAGTAGATATCTAAAGTCTTCTTTACCCCCTCATTCTTACTGTCAAACTTAACATCCTTAAACCCCACAGACTCCATATCCTCATGGAATCTCTCCTTAAACGCCAGATTATCCAGCGCAAACCCATCCAGAAATTCTTTATAAACTTTCTCCTCTTTTACGGAGAGCTTCTCTTTGATCCTATACGCATCCAGCACTGCTACCCTGCCTTTTGGTCGGAGTAGTCGGTACGCCTCCTTCAGGAAATCCCGCTTATCAATTGCATAGCAAACACTTTCTATGCCAAAAATCTTGTCGAACGAACCATCCTCAAATTTCGTGTCGGTGTAATCCCGTAACAGAAATTTAACTCTGTCTGCTGCTGGTGAACCAGCTGCATACTGTTCAGCAAGCGAAAGCTGTGAAGGTACTACAGTTATCCCAGTAACCTCTGTATCAAATCCCTCTGCGATCATCAATGAAGTCCCCCCGACACCGCACCCTGCATCAAGCACCTTGTCCCCATCCTTCACCTGCAAAGCCTTAATTACAACTCTACTCGTATTTAATGACGCATCTTTGTACTCGGTAATTCCTTCTTCCCAGATAGGATAGTGCAAATGGCGCACATTGCGATAGAATATATTCTTTGAGTAGTAATCGTTGATTGGATCTTCTGAGAGTCTTATCTCCATATGAGATATAGTACATTTTTTTAACAGAATTGTCGCCGTATCAGCTTCCTGACTGATGTCACCTATTATCACAGGTGGTGATTCTAGCCAGTCATATCAAATATTTATGCATAGTAAATCACTTAACGCACCCATACCTACCCCCTTCGCCCTTGATAGAGTAAAATAGTACTCACATGAACCAGAAACTCAAAATCTTCACAATCGTAATGGCCCTTGGAACATTCGTGGTTGTCCTCGACAACACCATAATGAATGTCTCCATCCAGGCTCTCGTCCAAGACCTCAACACCACAGTAACTGGCGTCCAGACAGCGATCGCGTTAAACGCACTCATGATGGCGGCGTTTGTGCTTTTCGGCGGGAAGCTTGCCGACATTATCGGCATGAAGAAGACATTTATGACGGGTGTGCTGATCTATATCGCGGGAAGTCTCACTGCTTCATTTAGCAACAATCTGGGGGTATTCATACTTGGATGGTGTCTGATACAAGGGTTTGGGGCGGCGATGATGCTGCCAAATGTGCAGACACTTATCCGTGCTGTACTGCATGGGGAGGCTAGGGCGAAGGCATATGGCGCAATGGCGGCAGTGAATGCAATCGCTGCAGCATTGGGGCCAGTGATCGGTGGCTTCTTGACGACATATTTCTCGTGGAGATGGGCATTCCGTATGGAGGTAGCTTTCCTGCTCTTCATCCTGGTGATGAATCACTATATACCTAAAGATAAAGCGATTACGAAGAAGGTCGGTATCGATGGGTGGGGACTCGTACTTCAGGCTGGAGCCATGGTTTCGATTGTGCTTGGTATCTTGATGATCTCAGACTACGGTGCATTTATGGCAAAGCAGCCGGTGATTATTAACGGCATAAATATTACTGAAATGGGATTGGGGCTCTCGCCGGTCGTATGGCTGGTAGGTCTCGGCTTGGTGTTGCTAATGCTATTTATCCATGTAGAGAACAGCAAGCTTGAGAAAGGGAAGCCTTCGCTCGTGCATGTGGCGCTGTTCAAAATCCGTGATTTTGTGACAGGCTTGAAGGTAAGGAGCATGCAGGTATTTCTCGTAGCTGGAATACTCTTCTCGATGCCGCTTTTCTTGCAGGTGACTTTTGAGATATCGGCCTTTGAGACTGGCTTAGCTTTGTTACCGCTATCAATTAGCCTGGTGATCGGATCGTTTATCGGTGTGCGCATGGCCAAGAAATATCTGCCGAAAAATATTGTGCGGCTTGGAGCACTGATAGTGATGGCTGGATCGGTGATCTTAATGGCTCTGGTTACAAATAGTAGCGAGCCTGCAGAGATCGGGCTCGGCTTGATAGTATTTGGATTTGGCCTCGCGTTGATTGGCTCACAGATCGTGAACCTGATCCTCTCATCGGTCACGCCGAAGGAGACAGCCGAGGCATCTGGAATTACCAGCACTCTTGAGCAGCTTGGCAATTCTCTTGGTGTAGCAATCCTTGGATCGGTCTTAGTTGTAGCGCTTTCATTTTCACTAACCCAGCAGCTAAATGCCGACACAAGCCTGCCTGCTGATATCCGTGAGAAAGCCCAGGCAGCTGTAAATGATGGGGTGGAGATCCTTTCAAATTCTCAAATC encodes:
- a CDS encoding class I SAM-dependent methyltransferase gives rise to the protein MEIRLSEDPINDYYSKNIFYRNVRHLHYPIWEEGITEYKDASLNTSRVVIKALQVKDGDKVLDAGCGVGGTSLMIAEGFDTEVTGITVVPSQLSLAEQYAAGSPAADRVKFLLRDYTDTKFEDGSFDKIFGIESVCYAIDKRDFLKEAYRLLRPKGRVAVLDAYRIKEKLSVKEEKVYKEFLDGFALDNLAFKERFHEDMESVGFKDVKFDSKNEGVKKTLDIYYRYGTIMLPVIYLLEKARLTYGSLGHTVSARNSKFLIEKGVLEYGVFSGEKPR
- a CDS encoding MFS transporter gives rise to the protein MNQKLKIFTIVMALGTFVVVLDNTIMNVSIQALVQDLNTTVTGVQTAIALNALMMAAFVLFGGKLADIIGMKKTFMTGVLIYIAGSLTASFSNNLGVFILGWCLIQGFGAAMMLPNVQTLIRAVLHGEARAKAYGAMAAVNAIAAALGPVIGGFLTTYFSWRWAFRMEVAFLLFILVMNHYIPKDKAITKKVGIDGWGLVLQAGAMVSIVLGILMISDYGAFMAKQPVIINGINITEMGLGLSPVVWLVGLGLVLLMLFIHVENSKLEKGKPSLVHVALFKIRDFVTGLKVRSMQVFLVAGILFSMPLFLQVTFEISAFETGLALLPLSISLVIGSFIGVRMAKKYLPKNIVRLGALIVMAGSVILMALVTNSSEPAEIGLGLIVFGFGLALIGSQIVNLILSSVTPKETAEASGITSTLEQLGNSLGVAILGSVLVVALSFSLTQQLNADTSLPADIREKAQAAVNDGVEILSNSQIEEQLSDLDPEVEEQVLQMYDSARTNAFRVTMLSVGFIGLLMFITAASLPERKLVEGMENSA